In the Sphingobium sp. Z007 genome, GTCAGTTCGGCACGGTGCGCGGCTATCTGGCCAATGCGGAAAGGGTGCGCTCGCAGGGCATCGAGGCGGATTTCAAGATCGTCGCCAGCGATCGCTTCACCGCCTACGCCAATGGCGCCTATACCGACGCGCAATATAAGAAGTTCACCAACGCGCCCTGCCCGCCCGAATTGTCCGGCGGCACATTACAGCCGGCGGGTCAGCCGGCCGATTATTCGCAGCCGGGCGTCCCCGGTGCGCTCAGCCCGCGCCAGTGCGATATCTCCGGCCAGACCCTGCCCGGCGTATCCAAATGGGCTTTCTCCTACGGCGCGGAATATAACATCCCGGTCACGCTGCTGGCGAAGGAAGGTCAGGCCTATCTCGGCGTCGATGGCAATTACCGGTCGCACTGGAACAGCAACGCTTCGCCGTCCATCTATACCGACGTGAAGGGGTATGCGCTGACCAACTTCCGCGCCGGTTTCCGTGGCGAAGGATTCGATATCTTCGGCTGGGTGCGCAACGCCTTCGACGTCGATTATATCGAAAATCTCCAGGTCGCGCCGGGCAATACCGGCCTGATCGCCGGTCAGGTCGGCGATCCGCAAACCTGGGGCGGCACGATCAAGGTTTCGTTCTGATAATGGCGGCACGGGCCGGGGCGGCGTATCATGCCGCTCCGGCCCGTCCGGCATTTGCGCGCCGCGCCGCGCTGCGGTAGAGCGCGCTCATGTCCACGACCTTCACGATCGACACCGCGACCAGCCGCGCCAACCCCACGCCCGCGCCGATGAAGCGCCTCACCGTGCCCGCCATCCAGCGGCGCAAATATGAGGGGAAAACGGCCGAACCGCTGGTCATGCTGACCGCCTATACCGCGCGTCAGGCACAGCTGCTCGACCCGCATTGCGATATGCTGCTGGTCGGCGATTCGCTGGGCCAGGTGATTTACGGCCTGCCCTCTACGCTGGCCGTCACGCTCGACATGATGATCGCCCATGGCGCGGCGGTGGTGCGGGGCAGCTATCACAGCGTCGTGCTGGTCGACATGCCCTTTGGCAGCTATGAATCCTCGCCGCAGCAGGCGTTCGCCAGCGCCAGCCGGGTGATGGCGGAAACCGGTTGCGCTGCCGTCAAGCTGGAGGGCGGCGAGGCGATGGCGGACACCATAGCCTTCCTCAGCCAGCGCGGCATCCCGGTGATGGCGCATATCGGCCTGACGCCCCAAGCCGTGAACGCGCTGGGCGGCTATGGCGCGCGCGGCAAGAGCCAGGAGGAACATGCCAAGATCATGGCCGACGCGCGCGCGGTGGCGCAGGCCGGCGCCTTCGCCATGGTGCTGGAAGGGGTGATGGAGGAACTGGCGGTCGCGATCACCGACAGCGTCGATGTGCCGGTCATCGGCATCGGCGCTTCGGCCCATTGCGACGGTCAGGTGCTGGTGACCGAAGACATGCTAGGCATGTTCGATCGGGTGCCCCGCTTCGTGAAACGCTATGAAAATTTGGCGCAGACCATCGACGGCGCTGCCGCCCGCTACGCTGCCGAGGTGCGGACGCGCAGCTTTCCCACTGACGATCAGGTCTATCGTCCTAAAATTTGATTTGCCTGTTGCCTGAGCGCCGCTATTGATCGCGCCTTGTGCGCTTAGTTTCTGATCTATTTCTCGGAGAATATCGTGGCCCTGACGCCGCAAAATAGCCAAGCCTTTATGCGTGAGGTGGACGACGCCGTCCGCCAGGACCAGCTTCTGGGCTTTTGGCAGCGCTATGGCCGCTGGATTTTGGTCGCCGTCGTGCTGGGCCTGGCCGCTTTTGGCGGCTGGCTCTACTGGCAGCATCACAGCAAGACCCAGTCGGAAGCGGTATCCGAGCAGATGGATAGGGTGCTGACGACGGCGGCCGGCGGCGGCGCGCCCGATGCCAAGCAACTCGACGCGCTGGCCAAGGCTGACCAGCCGGGCTATCGCGCCTCCGCGTTGCTGACGCAGGCCGGCGTCGCATCGCGCAAGGGCGACGCCAAGGGCGCGATCGCGCTTTATGCCGCAATGGCCGCCGACACCAAGCTGGACCAGCCCTATCGCGACCTGGCGTTGATCCGCCAGACCGCGCTGGAGTTTGAGACGCTCAAGCCCCAACAGGTGGTCGACCGATTGAAGCCCCTGGCGATCGAGGGCGCGCCCTGGTTCGGCAGCGCCGGTGAGTTGGTGGCGATCGCCTATATGAAGATGGGCAAGACCGACCTGGCCGGTCCGATCTTCGCCGCGATGGCGAAGGACGCCAATGTGCCGCAGTCGATCCGTTCACGCGCGCGACAGATGGCAGGATTAATGGGGATCGACGCGGTCGAGATCCCGGCCGAACCGAGCGAAGGATGACCGAGCGGATGGGAATGACCAGCATGAAATTCGCGCCGATAGGCCGTGTCGTAACGATGGCCGCCATAGTCGCCCTGCTGGCCGGGTGCGGCGTGATCGGCGGCAAGAAGGGCGGCCCCAAGACGCCGGTCGTGGGCAACCGCACGTCGATCCTGAACAACGAACAGGGTGTCGAAATCGAACCCAGCCTGGCCGATGTGCAGGTCACCCTGCCCGCTCCCTATGTCAACGACAGCTGGTCGCAGCCGGGCGGTGACCCGTCCAAGGCGATGGGGCATGTCTCACTGGGCGGATCGCCCGCGCAGGTGTGGACCGCCTCGATCGAGGGCAGTTCGCCCCAGGCGCGACTGGCCGCTTCGCCGGTCGTGGCAGGCGGCAAGCTGTTCGTGACCGACGCGGGCGCGCATGTCATCGCCTTCGATGCGGCGAGCGGCGCAAAGCTGTGGCAGACCAACCTGCCCTCCGAAGGCAAGGGCAATGGCCGCGTGTTGTTCGGCGGCGGCGTCAGCGTCCTGGGCGACCGGGTGTTCGCCAGCACGGGCTTTGGCGACGTCTTCGCGCTGAATGGCGCCGACGGCGCGATCCTCTGGAAAAAGCATCTGTCCGGCCCGCTGCGCGGCGCGCCGACGCTGGAAAACGGCCATGTCTATGTGATGGGCCAGGATAATCAGGTGTTCGCGCTCAACCAGTCCGACGGCGAAACCCAGTGGACCGATAGCGGCACGTTGCAGGTCACTGGCATTTTCGGCGTCGCGGCCCCCGCCGCTGCGCAGGGCACCGTGATCGCAGGTTATAGCTCAGGCGAAATCAATGCCTATCGGTACGAAAATGGCCGCACCCTGTGGGGCGACGCGCTGTCGCGCACCAGTATATCGACCGCCGTGGCGTCGCTGACCGATATCGACGCTGATCCGGTGATCGACCGCGGCCGCGTCTTCGCGATCGGCCAGGGTGGCCGCATGGCCTCCTACGAACTGACCAGCGGCCAGCGGCTGTGGGAAATCAACATTGCGGGCATCTCCACCCCCGCCGTGGTCGGCGAATGGGTATTCGCCGTCACCAGCGACGCCCGGCTGCTCTGCGTCGCGCGCGCCACCGGCAAAATCCGCTGGGTCAGCCAGCTACGCCGCTGGCAGAAGGAAAAGAAGAAGGACAAGGCGATCCGCTGGACCGGCCCGGTGCTGGCCGGCGGCCGCCTGATCGTGGTATCGACCCGCGGCGAGATGGTCTATGTCGATCCCGCAACCGGATCGGTGCAATCGACGGTGGACATGGATCGCTCCATGTCGCTCTCGCCGATCGTCGCCAACAACATGCTCTATGTGCTGGCTGACGACGGGAAATTGACGGCGTTCCGTTAAGCCGGGAAAATATGCTAGATGTGCTCCCGCGCAGGCGGGGGGCCGGTTCTCCCATCTGGACCGGACCCCGCCTGCGCGGGAGCACGGCGTTTATCGATTTTGAATTTTTAAGAAGGAAACGGGCCTCCATGCTGCCCACCGTAGCCATTGTCGGGCGCCCCAATGTGGGCAAGTCCACCCTCTTCAACCGCCTGGTCGGCAAGAAGCTGGCGCTGGTCGACGACCAGCCCGGCGTCACCCGCGACCGGCGAGAGGGCGAGGCGCATCTGCTGGGCCTCGACTTCACGATCGTCGATACCGCCGGTTATGAGGATGAGGACGCCAATAGCCTGCCCGGCCGGATGCGGATGCAGACCGAAGCGGCGGTGGAAAATTGCGACGTCGCCCTGTTCATGATCGACGCGCGTGCGGGCATCACCCCGCTGGACGAGGAAATCGCCCGTTGGCTGCGCGCCAACGACGCCCCCGTCATATTGGTCGCCAACAAAGCGGAGGGTAAGGCGGCGGACGATGGCGTCATGGAAGCCTTTTCGCTGGGCCTTGGCGAACCGGTCCCCTTTTCCGCGGAACACGGCCAGGGCATGGCCGACCTGTTCCAGGCGCTGCTCCCCCATCTGGAGCGGGAGGGCGACGAGCCGCACGAAAAGGAATTTTACGAGGATGACGAGAGCGCCCCGCTCAAGCTCGCCATCGTCGGCCGTCCCAATGCGGGCAAGTCCACGCTTATCAACCGGTTGCTGGGCGAAAACCGCCTGCTGACCGGGCCGGAAGCGGGGATCACCCGCGACAGCATCGCTGTCGATTGGATGTGGACCAGCCGCGAAGGCGTGGAGCGCCCGGTCCGCCTGATCGATACGGCCGGCATGCGCAAGCGCGCCAAGGTGCAGGAAAAGCTGGAAAAGCTGGCCGTGTCGGACGGCATCAATGCGGTGAACTTCGCCGAAGTCGTCGTGCTGATGATCGATTCGACGCGCGGCCTGGAGGCGCAGGATCTGCGCATCGCCGATCGGGTGCTGGAGGAAGGCCGCGCCCTCGTCGTCGCGCTCAACAAATGGGATACGGTCGAACATGGTTCGGCGCTGTATCAGGGCATCAAGAAGGCGCTGGACGAAGGGCTGGCGCAGGTGCGCGGCGTGCCGATCATGACTATTTCCGGGTCCACCGGAAAGGGACTGGACGACCTGATCCATGTCGCCTTCGAAACCCGCACCGCCTGGTCGCAGCGCGTGTCCACCGGCATCCTCAACCGCTGGTTCGAAACCGCGCTGGAGGCCAATCCGCCGCCCGCCCCCGGCGGCAAGCGGATCAAGCTGCGCTACATCACCCAGAACAAGACCCGCCCGCCGACATTCGTGCTGTTCGGCACGCGGCTCGATGACCTGCCCGAAAGCTATCGCCGCTATCTGGTGAACGGCATTCGCCGCGAACTGGGGTTCGGCGCGGTGCCGGTGCGCCTGACGCTGCGCAGCCAGAAAAACCCGTTCGCGACCAAATAACGCGATGGCGGCCGATCCCGTTGCGGTTAACGCCAGGGGCATGAAATGTCCCTGGCCCGCGCTGCGCGCCGCCCGTGCCCTGCGCGACGCGGACGCCATCGTCATAGAGGCCGACGACCCGATCGCCGCGAGTGAATTGGCGGCGCTCGCCCAGCAGCAGGGCTGGACCTTTGCGGCATTTGGCAACCATCGTTTCGCCCTGTCGCGCACCCGCTGAATATCCTCCAGATCGGCTGGCTTTCCGCCACGCTTTAACCTGCTGTTTACGCGCCCCGTCTATTTTCGCTTCGTTAGAGTGAAGGAGCGGCGTGGGTGTCCTATCAAGATACCGAACTGGTCAGTTGGAGCGAATTTACGCGGACCCGCGCTGAGCTGGGCACCGCCTTTCTGCGTATCCTGGGCTATTTCCGGGAAGATGGCGCCAAATCCATCGGCGCCGTCGAAGAGGCTTTCCGCGCCCGCAACGCCGCCGCGCTGGTCACGCCCGCCCATACGCTCAAGGGCGAATCGGCCCAGTTCGGCGCCTATCGCCTGAGTGCCATGGCCGAGGAAATCGAAATGGTCGCCCGCCGCTGCGTGGAAACGCATGAAGGCCCGGATGAACTGATCGAGGTCGTAGTCGCGTTGCGCCCTTGCTTCACCGAGACGATGGCGCTGCTGGATCGCGACGCGAACCCGCTGGTCGCCCGCCGACCCGCCACCTTCGGCCGTCGCGCCGACGTGCCTGCACAGGGATTTGGCCGGGCGGTCTGACGCGTTGGGCCAGTATTTTTTAGGCCATTGCCAACAAACGGCCGGCGCGATGCGATCATAGGTCTTGAAGTAAAACCGATCATGCCCCCATATGAAGGGCATGACCCGTTTTTCCCTGCTCGATCTCGTCCCCGTCCGTGAAGGCGATACCGTCGCCACAGCGCTCGCCAATGCGGCGGACCTTGCCGCTCATGCGGAGGCGTTGGGCTATCACCGATTCTGGGTCGCCGAACATCATGGCATGGCGGGCATCGCATCGGCCGCAACCGCGGTCGTGCTGGCGCATATCGGCCATGCGACATCGACCATCCGCATCGGCGCGGGTGGCATCATGCTGCCCAATCATGCGCCGCTGGTGATCGCCGAACAGTTCGGCACGCTCGACGCCCTTTTCCCAGGCCGGGTCGACCTGGGCCTGGGCCGTGCGCCGGGTTCCGATCAGCGGGTCGCGCAGGCGATTCGCCGCAACCTGTCTGGCGGACCGGATCAGTTCCCGCGCGACGTGATGGAATTACAGGCCTATTTCGCCCAGGACGAGCGGCTCAGCATCCAGGCGACGCCGGGCGCTGGCGCAGATGTGCCGCTCTGGATATTGGGGTCCAGCCTCTACGGCGCGCAGCTCGCCGCTGCATTGGGCCTGCCCTACGCCTTCGCGTCCCATTTCGCGCCCGCCGCGCTGGATGAGGCGATCGAAATCTACCGCCGCGACTTCCGCCCGTCGGCGCAGCTCCCATATCCTTATGTGATGGCCGGCTATAATGTCTTTGCCGCTGACACGGCGGAGGAAGCCCATCTGCTCGCCAGTTCGATGCAGCAGTCCTTCGTGCGGCTGCGCACCGGCCAGCCGGGCAAGCTGCAACCGCCGGTGCCGGGCTATTTTGAGGCGCTGCCCGCGCAGGCGCAGGCAATGCTGTCCGATGTGCTGAGCGTCTCCAGCATCGGCACGCAGGCGGATGTCGAGCGCGACATCGCCGCCTTCCTGCGCCGCACCCAGGCCGACGAACTGATTCTGACCGGCCAGATTTTCGATCCCGCCGCACGCAAGCACAGCTTCGCCATCGCCATGGCCGCCGCTCAGACGGTCACGACGCGCGAGATCGCCTGAGGCTCCGGCCGCTTCAACCGCCCGCCGCTGAGCAGCGCCGCCGCTCCGGGGGCGACGCGGCGCAATGCCGCGCCGATCGCCACCACCGCGCCCAGCACCATCAACGGCTGCGCGATCAGGTAGAAGGGATAGAAGGGCGTGCCCATCTTCCCGAAAAGCCCGCCCAGCACCGGCCCCAGCAGCCAGATCAGGATCAGGTGGGCGCTGAACAGCAGAAACATATAAGGCTCTGTCCGCAGCAGCATCGGCCGCGCCGGGCTGTCCGCCAGCGCCCAGGCCAGACGCCAGAAAGCGACCGCTGCCGCCACGCGCAGCGTCAGGTCCAGCGCCCGCGGACCCACCGGCCAGGCGTCGTCGCCGACCGTGACGGCCTGATAGAGTTGCGCGGCCATCAACAACGCGAAGGGAGCCGCCATCAACAGCATCGGCTTGCCCGCCACGCGTTCGGCCCAACCGCCGCGCTGCGCCAGGATGCCCAGCGTGAAGAAGACCAGGATCGACGCCCGCATCAGCAGCGGCGGGCCGAATCCCGCGATATGGCAACCCGCCGCCACAACCGCGATCACCACCAGCGACCAGTTTGGCATGCGCACCAGCAGCGGCGCGGCGACCATGCAAAGAAACAGGTCGCGTAGGAACGGCATCTGCACGTTGATGTCGGGGTTGCGGGTCAGGATCAGTATCTCGTCCACCAGCCACCAGCCCGATTGCGGCATCGGCGCCGACAGCCCAAGCCGCCAGGCGGCGCCCGACACCAGAATGATCGCGATGATGTTCCACATGACCATGGGCAGCAGGATGGTCCGCGCCTTGCGTCGCACATGGCGTCCCCAGTCACGCGTAGTCTGCGACTGTGCGACCAGCCAGCCGGAAATCAGGCCCAGCAGCGGCACGGCGCTGCGACCGAACAATTCCATCAGCAACCAGCGCAGATTATCCTGCCCACTGCCGCGCAACGCCTTGAGCGCTTCCCCGTTCAACCCGGTCCAGGCGTGTACATAGACCACGCCCAATATGCATATGACGCGGGCGATCGCGATCGCGGCTGAGCGACGTACTCCATCGGGCTGGGGAATATTGAACACGCGGCCATCCTGATTGTTGCCTATTCCCAATGCCCGAACTTGACCCATGTTCCTGTCAGTGAAACGACTGGTCCAGATCGGACCCCGGCTCAGCGTCTCTTAACCTTCCCGCTTCACCCTGATGCGGGGCTTTGCCGACATGCGGGGGCAAGAGGCTAAGCCAATCTTTACCTCTTTTGCCTAGAAGCATCCTGTTCACCGGAAGCCGTTCCGGTCCAAGGGACGACAAAGGCTCATGACCCATATGCCGGGCGCACATCATTTTTCTGCTGCATCAGCGCCTGTGCATCTGACGTCCGTCCAATCGATGGGCATGGTGTTCCAGATCGCCGGGTCCAGCTCCAAAGTGCTGATAGACGCTCAGCGCCTGGCGATATTGGGACAGGATGAAGACCCCTGCACCGCCATGGCGGGCCAGGTCGGCAGCCAGGTCAAGATGCGCGTCGGCAACAGCTGGCTGGTCGCCAGCGTCCGCGCGATGACATTGGACCAGGCGAGCAAGGGCATCGTGGCCGACATCGATTTCCTGGGCGAAGGCGATGAGGAAAAGCTGACCGGCCGCATCTACCGCTTCCGCCGCGGCGTCACCCGCTATCCAACGCCCGGCACCGATATATTCCCGGTGTCGGGGCACGACATGCAGCAGATCTACGCAGCGGATGACCGCGCGAATGTGGAGATCGGCACCGTCTATCCCACCACAGACACGCGCGCCGCGCTCTATGTCGATTCGATGCTGGGCAAGCATTTCGCGCTGCTCGGCTCCACCGGCACCGGCAAGTCGACCAGCGCCGCCCTGATCCTGCACCGCATCTGCGACCTGTCGCCGCAGGGCCATATCGTCATGATCGACCCCCATGGCGAATATGGCGCGGCCTTCGCCACCAATGGCGCGGTGTTCGACGTCACCAATCTGGCCCTGCCCTATTGGCTGATGAATTTCGAGGAGCATTGCGAGGTCTTCGTCACCTCCTCCGGCTCCGAACGCACGGTCGATTGCGATATCCTGGCCAAATGCCTGCTCGCCGCGCGGATGAAGAACCGCCTGGCCGAAAGCATCGGCCGGCTGACAGTCGATTCGCCGATCCCCTATCTTCTGTCCGACCTCACCACCATCCTCCAGAATGAGATGGGCAAGCTCGACAAGGGCACCAATTCGCTGCCCTATATGCGCCTGAAAACCAAAATCGACGAGATCAAGGCCGACCCGCGCTACAGCTTCATGTTTTCCGGCATGCTGGTCGCCGACACGATGCAGGCCTTTCTCGCCAAGATTTTCCGCCTGCCCTCCGACGGCAAGCCGATCTCGATCATCGACGTGTCGGCCATGCCATCAGAGATCACCTCGACCGTCGTGTCGGTGCTGTCGCGTTTGGTGTTCGACTATGCGATCTGGGCGCGCGACGAACCGCAGCGGCCCATCCTGCTGGTCTGCGAAGAAGCGCATCGCTACATCCCCAACACGACCACCGGCAACGGTCAGGCGGTGCGCAAGATATTGGAGCGGATCGCCAAGGAAGGCCGTAAATACGGAATTTCGCTGGGCCTCATCACCCAGCGGCCGTCCGATCTGGCCGAAGGCGTGCTGTCGCAATGCGGCACCATCATTGCGATGCGCCTCAACAACGATCGCGACCAGGCCTTTGTGAAAGCCGCCATGCCCGAAGGCGCGCGCGGCTTCCTCGATTCGATCCCCGCCCTGCGCAATCGCGAAGCGATCATCTGCGGCGAAGGCGTCGCCGTGCCGATCCGCGTCGCGCTCGACAATCTGGAGGAGCATCGCCGCCCCGCATCGGGCGACCCCAGCTTCACCGAACTGTGGCGTCAATCCGGCAGCGAAGCCGACATATTAGATCGCACCATCACCCGCTGGCGCAACCAGGGGCGCTAAGGCTGCTTCAGCCTGCCGGTACGATCCGGCCCGCCGGTTCGGCGTCGCTATTAGCCGTTTCGCGACATTGTTCCTCATGCACCGGGACCAGCAGCCGCGTCTTGCGCCATCCGCCGCGCGCATAGACGATCCACGCCAGCAACAGCGCTACCGCCGATCCGGCCGGGAAGCTGAGCCAGAGCGCATCGGCACCCAATTTGGGATAGCCCAGTTCGTAAAAGCCCAACCGCACGCCGAACAGGGTGACGATCAGGATCACCAGCGGCGCGACCACCACGCCATTGGCGCGCATCACCCCGAACAGGATCATGGTGACGCCGAATATCAT is a window encoding:
- a CDS encoding PQQ-binding-like beta-propeller repeat protein, translated to MTSMKFAPIGRVVTMAAIVALLAGCGVIGGKKGGPKTPVVGNRTSILNNEQGVEIEPSLADVQVTLPAPYVNDSWSQPGGDPSKAMGHVSLGGSPAQVWTASIEGSSPQARLAASPVVAGGKLFVTDAGAHVIAFDAASGAKLWQTNLPSEGKGNGRVLFGGGVSVLGDRVFASTGFGDVFALNGADGAILWKKHLSGPLRGAPTLENGHVYVMGQDNQVFALNQSDGETQWTDSGTLQVTGIFGVAAPAAAQGTVIAGYSSGEINAYRYENGRTLWGDALSRTSISTAVASLTDIDADPVIDRGRVFAIGQGGRMASYELTSGQRLWEINIAGISTPAVVGEWVFAVTSDARLLCVARATGKIRWVSQLRRWQKEKKKDKAIRWTGPVLAGGRLIVVSTRGEMVYVDPATGSVQSTVDMDRSMSLSPIVANNMLYVLADDGKLTAFR
- a CDS encoding Hpt domain-containing protein, whose translation is MSYQDTELVSWSEFTRTRAELGTAFLRILGYFREDGAKSIGAVEEAFRARNAAALVTPAHTLKGESAQFGAYRLSAMAEEIEMVARRCVETHEGPDELIEVVVALRPCFTETMALLDRDANPLVARRPATFGRRADVPAQGFGRAV
- a CDS encoding ATP-binding protein, with amino-acid sequence MTHMPGAHHFSAASAPVHLTSVQSMGMVFQIAGSSSKVLIDAQRLAILGQDEDPCTAMAGQVGSQVKMRVGNSWLVASVRAMTLDQASKGIVADIDFLGEGDEEKLTGRIYRFRRGVTRYPTPGTDIFPVSGHDMQQIYAADDRANVEIGTVYPTTDTRAALYVDSMLGKHFALLGSTGTGKSTSAALILHRICDLSPQGHIVMIDPHGEYGAAFATNGAVFDVTNLALPYWLMNFEEHCEVFVTSSGSERTVDCDILAKCLLAARMKNRLAESIGRLTVDSPIPYLLSDLTTILQNEMGKLDKGTNSLPYMRLKTKIDEIKADPRYSFMFSGMLVADTMQAFLAKIFRLPSDGKPISIIDVSAMPSEITSTVVSVLSRLVFDYAIWARDEPQRPILLVCEEAHRYIPNTTTGNGQAVRKILERIAKEGRKYGISLGLITQRPSDLAEGVLSQCGTIIAMRLNNDRDQAFVKAAMPEGARGFLDSIPALRNREAIICGEGVAVPIRVALDNLEEHRRPASGDPSFTELWRQSGSEADILDRTITRWRNQGR
- a CDS encoding sulfurtransferase TusA family protein — translated: MAADPVAVNARGMKCPWPALRAARALRDADAIVIEADDPIAASELAALAQQQGWTFAAFGNHRFALSRTR
- the panB gene encoding 3-methyl-2-oxobutanoate hydroxymethyltransferase, which produces MSTTFTIDTATSRANPTPAPMKRLTVPAIQRRKYEGKTAEPLVMLTAYTARQAQLLDPHCDMLLVGDSLGQVIYGLPSTLAVTLDMMIAHGAAVVRGSYHSVVLVDMPFGSYESSPQQAFASASRVMAETGCAAVKLEGGEAMADTIAFLSQRGIPVMAHIGLTPQAVNALGGYGARGKSQEEHAKIMADARAVAQAGAFAMVLEGVMEELAVAITDSVDVPVIGIGASAHCDGQVLVTEDMLGMFDRVPRFVKRYENLAQTIDGAAARYAAEVRTRSFPTDDQVYRPKI
- a CDS encoding LLM class flavin-dependent oxidoreductase; translated protein: MTRFSLLDLVPVREGDTVATALANAADLAAHAEALGYHRFWVAEHHGMAGIASAATAVVLAHIGHATSTIRIGAGGIMLPNHAPLVIAEQFGTLDALFPGRVDLGLGRAPGSDQRVAQAIRRNLSGGPDQFPRDVMELQAYFAQDERLSIQATPGAGADVPLWILGSSLYGAQLAAALGLPYAFASHFAPAALDEAIEIYRRDFRPSAQLPYPYVMAGYNVFAADTAEEAHLLASSMQQSFVRLRTGQPGKLQPPVPGYFEALPAQAQAMLSDVLSVSSIGTQADVERDIAAFLRRTQADELILTGQIFDPAARKHSFAIAMAAAQTVTTREIA
- the der gene encoding ribosome biogenesis GTPase Der, giving the protein MLPTVAIVGRPNVGKSTLFNRLVGKKLALVDDQPGVTRDRREGEAHLLGLDFTIVDTAGYEDEDANSLPGRMRMQTEAAVENCDVALFMIDARAGITPLDEEIARWLRANDAPVILVANKAEGKAADDGVMEAFSLGLGEPVPFSAEHGQGMADLFQALLPHLEREGDEPHEKEFYEDDESAPLKLAIVGRPNAGKSTLINRLLGENRLLTGPEAGITRDSIAVDWMWTSREGVERPVRLIDTAGMRKRAKVQEKLEKLAVSDGINAVNFAEVVVLMIDSTRGLEAQDLRIADRVLEEGRALVVALNKWDTVEHGSALYQGIKKALDEGLAQVRGVPIMTISGSTGKGLDDLIHVAFETRTAWSQRVSTGILNRWFETALEANPPPAPGGKRIKLRYITQNKTRPPTFVLFGTRLDDLPESYRRYLVNGIRRELGFGAVPVRLTLRSQKNPFATK
- a CDS encoding acyltransferase, giving the protein MGQVRALGIGNNQDGRVFNIPQPDGVRRSAAIAIARVICILGVVYVHAWTGLNGEALKALRGSGQDNLRWLLMELFGRSAVPLLGLISGWLVAQSQTTRDWGRHVRRKARTILLPMVMWNIIAIILVSGAAWRLGLSAPMPQSGWWLVDEILILTRNPDINVQMPFLRDLFLCMVAAPLLVRMPNWSLVVIAVVAAGCHIAGFGPPLLMRASILVFFTLGILAQRGGWAERVAGKPMLLMAAPFALLMAAQLYQAVTVGDDAWPVGPRALDLTLRVAAAVAFWRLAWALADSPARPMLLRTEPYMFLLFSAHLILIWLLGPVLGGLFGKMGTPFYPFYLIAQPLMVLGAVVAIGAALRRVAPGAAALLSGGRLKRPEPQAISRVVTV
- a CDS encoding tetratricopeptide repeat protein, producing MALTPQNSQAFMREVDDAVRQDQLLGFWQRYGRWILVAVVLGLAAFGGWLYWQHHSKTQSEAVSEQMDRVLTTAAGGGAPDAKQLDALAKADQPGYRASALLTQAGVASRKGDAKGAIALYAAMAADTKLDQPYRDLALIRQTALEFETLKPQQVVDRLKPLAIEGAPWFGSAGELVAIAYMKMGKTDLAGPIFAAMAKDANVPQSIRSRARQMAGLMGIDAVEIPAEPSEG